Part of the Streptomyces sp. HSG2 genome, CGACGGGATCCCGAGTGGGACGACCGCGACGACCTCCTCACCCTCCTGGTGCGCGCCCGGGACGGAGAGGCGGCGTTGAGCACGGAACTCATCGTGGCCACCTGCGTGCACCTGCTCACCGCCGGACACGAGACCACGACCAACCTCCTGGCCAAGGCGGTGCTGGCATTGCGCGCGCACCCCTCGGCGCTGCGGGAGCTGCGGAAGAGCCCCGCCCTGATCCCGGGAGCGATCGAGGAGTTGCTGCGCTACGACCCGCCCGTGCAGGCGATCACCCGCAGGGCTTCCGACGAAGCGGTCCTCGGCGGCCTCCGGGTGGCGCGGGGCAGTCGGGTGGTGGCGCTGCTGGGCTCGGCGAACCGGGATCCGGACCGCTTCGCCGACCCGGACGTGCTGGACGTGCGTCGGCCGGCCGACCGTCATCTGGGTTTCGGCCTCGGCATCCACTACTGCCTCGGCGCCGCCCTGGCCCGGGCCGAGGGCGAGTTGGGTCTCCGCGCGCTCCTGGACGCGCTGCCGGGGCTGGAGAGGGCGCGACACCGTGTGGCGTACGCGGACGACATGGTCTTCCACGGCCCGGCCCGGCTCCGCCTCGACCTGCCGTCCCCCCTGTCCCCGACCCCTTCGAACGCGACGCTTCGATCCCGCCCGACGGACGAGAGGTGAGAAGGACGATGACACCGCAGCCCGACACCACGGAATCGGTGGGCCGGACCTACGAGCGCTTCGCGGAGGCCGGCGCCTCCGACGCGCTGGGCGGGAACATCCACGCCGGGTACTGGGACGACGACCCCGACGTCCCCGTGGCCGAGGCGACGGACCGTCTCACGGACGTGGTCGCCGCCCGCCTCGCGCCCGGACCGGACGCGCGTCTGCTGGACGTGGGGTGCGGCACCGGGGTGCCGGCGGTGCGGATCGCGACGACCCACCGATCGCGGGTCACGGGGATCGACGCGAGCGAACGGCAGGTGGCCGAGGCGTCCGCACGGGCGCGCCGGTCCGGTGTCGGCGATCGGATCTCCTTCCGGCTCGCGGACGCCGGGGAACGGCTCCCCTTCGACGACGGCCACTTCGACGGGGCGTGGGCGATCGAGTCGCTGCTCCATCTGACCGACCCGGGAGCGGCCCTGGCGGAGATCCATCGGGTGGTGCGTCCCGACGGACGCCTGGTCGTCGCCGATCTGTGTCGGCGGGAGCGGTCCGCCGACGACGAGGCGGTCTGGGACGGCATGCTGCGGATGTACGAGATCGCCACCATCGCCACCCCCGAGGAACACCGGGAGCGC contains:
- a CDS encoding cytochrome P450, which produces MPSATLPRFALTGWAEQDIADPYPVYRRYRETAPVHRGASLPGEPDTFYVFSHDEVVRVLTDRRFGRGAPAETAGSRESASPVPAEYGATRRVVDDWLVFMDPPRHTRLRSLLAREFSPSVVAGLRPRVERIAHTLLLRLAGRRKVDLVAEFAAPLPILVICELLGVPGEDHRMLRANALALQGAGTGRSGGRADRHARAEAAAEEFTAYFRREAERRRDPEWDDRDDLLTLLVRARDGEAALSTELIVATCVHLLTAGHETTTNLLAKAVLALRAHPSALRELRKSPALIPGAIEELLRYDPPVQAITRRASDEAVLGGLRVARGSRVVALLGSANRDPDRFADPDVLDVRRPADRHLGFGLGIHYCLGAALARAEGELGLRALLDALPGLERARHRVAYADDMVFHGPARLRLDLPSPLSPTPSNATLRSRPTDER
- a CDS encoding class I SAM-dependent methyltransferase; translation: MTPQPDTTESVGRTYERFAEAGASDALGGNIHAGYWDDDPDVPVAEATDRLTDVVAARLAPGPDARLLDVGCGTGVPAVRIATTHRSRVTGIDASERQVAEASARARRSGVGDRISFRLADAGERLPFDDGHFDGAWAIESLLHLTDPGAALAEIHRVVRPDGRLVVADLCRRERSADDEAVWDGMLRMYEIATIATPEEHRERLAASGWRVSDLSEVGERVRPSYGHAAAAFRELADGLAPAARQEISAAARLMESFGRHPHAGYVLITAVRD